In Mustela lutreola isolate mMusLut2 chromosome 16, mMusLut2.pri, whole genome shotgun sequence, the genomic window gattttatttatttatttgacagagagaaatcacaagcagatggagaggcaggcagagagagagggaagcaagctctccgctgagcagagagcccgatgcgggactcgaccccaggactctgagaccatgacctgagccgaaggcagcggctcaacccactgagccacccaggcgccccaaacctgtCACTCTTAATTGGGCCACTGACTCTCCAGACTCACTCACTCCAATCTCGACAGGCAAAGCTCCACAGGTGGGCAGACCCTTCTGGTCTAGGCAGCTAGACCCCATGGTCATTGCCGAGGCAAGCCTCGGGAACCCCCTGAAGTCCCCATGCAAGCCCACCCTATTACAGATTCAGAACCTGGCTTTAGGCACCCCAAATCAGGAAGGGGCTCACAGACACTCAGAACTTGGCAGGAGGGACTCTGCCCAAATTCAGTATCTGAAACCCAGTGTCCCATCTTCCCCAGAGAGGGGTATGTATCCCCATTTTCTTTACCTGCAACAATGAATCTCAGCCGCCATGACTGTTTGCCCCCGAAACTGAATTTTGACCCTGGGACCCCTGTTGTGTCCAATGAAGACAGCCAaacccctcccatccccccagtCAGAAAGCCCCACAGCGCACGGTGCCCCCACCTCAGAGACCCCTCAGCTTGGCATCCAGGCCCCGTCCTCAACTGTCCCCACTTTGGCTATCTCTACCCCAGGGCCTGTCACTTTCACACTCATGTGTGGAGATGCCCCAGCCTTGAGGGCCAGTGACTCTTTGTACCCAAACCTGGTCAGGGGTCCCTCCCGTGGATCCTGGGTCCGGAGGTCCTGACCTCTGGACTCCCAAGTTCCAAACGCCCAGACGCCCAGTTCCAGTAACCCCCAATCGGGACTCCACACCCATGGCCACACCCACTCTGAAGTCCACATGTGTCCAGGGACCCCCACGTCTGGGTGCAGGAAACCCTTGCCTCAGCCACCACAGGAAAATCAGGCATCGAGCATTCTCAGACTCAGCTAGACATGGAAGGTTCCAGGGCGCTGGGCTCTGCACCCCAAGTTGGAGACCAGAATGACAGCTCCTGCCACCACCAACCTGGATGGGCACCCTGAGTCtgcacacccccagccacacTCCACACTCTGCCCCAAGCCAGTCAGCAGCCTCTCGTGCAGCCACATCCCACAGAGCTGGACTCCCGGCCTAGTGCCCCACACACGGCCCTAGACCCTAATCTTGGCCATATGCAGTGGGGCTCCCACACCCATCATACAGCCCCAAACAGCGCCAGACCCTTGTAAAGAAAACAGTGTCTGCGACACCAAGCATCAGCTCAAATCAGGCCATCAGATCCCCACTCTGCTTCTCCAGGATACACAGCCGAGCTCTTAGTCTGTCACCCCAAAGTAGATACCAGTCTCTGACCTCAACAAGGCCCCCTACTCTCTGTCGTCCGTAGGACACAAGCTGACCCccatctcttctctgtcaaacTACCCAGTCTCCACTACCTCGTCCCATCATCCCCAGAGAGATCATGGGAGCTCCAGCTTTTCAACCCAAGCTGGAGGCCTGGCTCACAGTCTCCGAGCCTCAACTGAACTGTTGTTCACACAAATTGGCCCCAGATTCAGGGACCAGCAGTCTCTGTCGCCAGGAACTGAGAAACTGAATCCCCCATAGTTGTCACCCCAAAGTAGGACCCTCTCACCTGGTTTCATTGCCCCCACCTAGATGACTGTCCCGTCACCATCTTCCCCAGCCGGACAACAGAACCCCCATCACTGTCAATCCAATCTGAACAATAGGGCCTCAGTCACTATCACCCTAAACTAGAAAACAAGACCAGCAGTTTGTCACCCTATCCAGACAACTAGACCTACAGTCTCTGTCACCCCAAATGGGACATCTGGTGAATAAATTCTGTCACTCCAACTGTCTTCACAAGTTAACAAGCTGAGCACCCGTCCTCCTGCGACCCCAGACTCTACAACCAAACCTCTAGTCTTAGCTGGTTTGTCATCCAAAACATCCTGGAGACATCACCTTCAGTTCCATAAAACTGGACAATCAGACCTCGGTCTCTACCACCCCAAATATACTCTGAAATCTCAGTCACAGTACTAGCAAACTTGACAACCAGACCCCATTCTCTGTCACCCCCAAAACACCCTTGGCCCCCAGTCTCTGTCCTATAAGACCAGACACCCAAACCTCCAGTCTCTTTGCCCCAAATGCTCCTCAGAATCTCCACTTTGTCACTCAACACTAGACAACCAGCCCCCAGTGTCATCCCAAATTTCCTCAGGGACACTAATCTCTGTCCCGCCAAACTAGGCCGGAGTTCCAGACTCTGTCACCCCAAATGTGGACCCCCCCAGTTTCTCCCCCATAACGACCAAGCCTTCAGTCTCCATCCAATATTCCCAGAGCCTATTCTCTGTCCCACAGTTCCAGACACCTGACCCCCAGACTCTGCCCCTCAAACAAGGCAACAGCAGCACAAGACTCTGTCCTTCCACACTGAGTAGCTCCGTGCACGAAATACCTCCTCAGACTAATGACAGGGACCCACagcccctccagcctccctcttGTCCATCATACTCCTCCGTTGCCCGAAACTGGACAAAGAGAACTTCATCCCACTCGTGCCAAACTAGACGCCCAAACCCCCCTTCTGCATCACCCCACACTAGACCCTGGAATCCTTGTCGTCCAGTCCCAAAGTGCCCAGCTGATCCCTATTTCTGTCATCTCAAACTAGACAACTGAGTTCCCAGTCTCTGTCCCTCCAAGCCAGGTCCTGAATCCCAGAATCCTAGTCTCTGCCGCCCCAATCTAGACAAATGAACCCCTACttctttttctaaagactttatctatttagggcacctgggtggctcagttggttaagcggctgcctttggctcaggtcatggtctctggaatcctgggatcagttccgcatcaggctctctgctcagcggggagtctgcttcttcctctgtccctctccctctctcactctcgctctcaaataaatcaaatcttaaaatacatattttatctgtttagaaagagagagcatgtgcacaaggggtggggcagagaagagggagagagagaagctcaagcagactcctcgctgagcagagagcccaatgaggggctcaatctcatgaccttgagatcatgacctgagctgaaatcaagagtcagacactcagcaaactgagccaccctggtgcccctgaaCCCCCACTTCTTATGTCCAAAACCAGACATTTGGGTCTCCAGTATCTGGCCTATTAGACAAAGGAACCCCACAGTCCTCTGACATCCCAATCATGACAACCACATCCATCATCTCTGCCTTCCAAGCCAAACAACAGACCCTAGTCAGTCTGACACCCCAACAAGGCCACCAGATCTATAGTGTCTGCTGCCTCAAACTAGTCAAAGGGCCCCCCATTGTCTCTTACCCCAGACCGAAGCCCCAGACCCATCATCACCCCAAAACAGATAACCAGCACTTTGGTTTCTCTAACCCCAAACTGGACAATTGGTCTGTGCCCCTGACACCCCAAATGAGATCACCACGAGTCTCAGACATCCCAATGGAATCCACCAGACCCCCAATTTCTGTTGCTCCAAACTAGTCACTGAACGTTCACCCTTTATCCCCAAACCTTAAAATGCTGGAGTCCTAGCAACTAGATACCATCTGTTTCCCCAAACTAGACCTTAAAATCCCAGGCCCCAACACCCCAACCTTGACAAGGACCCCCATCTCTAACAGCAAGAACAACCCCAGTCCTGGTCTCTCCCAACCAGACAAAAGAGTCCCTAATTTGTCATTTACCATTTGGAACTAGACCCATTGTCAACACAATGGGGTTCCTAACCCCAAACTACATAAGCAGACAGtccccaaactttaaaaatataactccCCGGTCGGGGTCACCTCACACTAGCCAGTAAGACTCTCCATCGGTGTTGTCCCAAGTTACACAGCAGGACCCCCAGGCTCCGGGTCTCTAGACTAAACCACATGGCCTCTCTCTGTGGCTGTAAAGGAGACGAGAGACCCCCAGCATGTCACCTCCAGCCAAGGGGACACCTACCTTGTCCTCCCAAACCAGGGTCCTAGACTCCCAAAGTCATGCCCCCAAACTTGCCACCTAGATACCCACACCCTTTTTCTATCGCCTGAAGCTGGGTAAATGACCACTCGTCTCTGTCACCTCGAAGCTGATAATAGATCCTCTGTTTTTCTGTTACCCTAAACTGGAAACTGTTACCCCAAAATAAGACAACTAGAGGCCCCACCTGACATGTAAAATGAGGTGTAGGCACCCCCTGGCTCTGTCACTCTGTACTAGAcaataacttcttttaaaaaaaagatttagggacgcctgggtggctcagttggttaagcagctgccttcggctcaggtcatgatcccagcgtcctgggatcgagtcccacatcaggctccttgctcagcagggagcctgcttctccctctgcctctgcctgccattctgtctgcctgtgctccctctctccccctctctctctctgataaataaataaaatcttttaaaaaaaaaaagatttatttatttaagagagagagagacatggttGAGGGAGCCTAagttgggtgaggggcagagggagagagaaaatctcaagcagattccccactgagctgagcgTGGAGCTGGACAAGGGCCaatctcatgactgtgagatcatgacctgagccaaaatcaagagttggatacttaaccgactgatcccctcaggtgcccctgtactagACAATTAGATCCCTGTTCCTGTCACACTAAACCTGGACCCACAGGCTCTTTAGTAATGAAGACTCCAAAACAGACGACCAGACTTTTGTCCCCTTGATGAGATACCAAGCCCTTGTTTTCCTTGCCCCAATCCAAACCTCACAACCCAAGGTCATTCAGGAGGGAGGCACAGGGAATGGGCCTCCAGTCTTGACCACCCTCACAGAAACTTCTGATTTGAGGCATCTCAATAACCCGGCATCAGAATTAGGGACCCCCAGATTAGGCCTCTGGGATGAGTCTCTCAACCTCCCACCATTCCCCCACAACCGCAGGCTGCTGACCACTTGCCTCATGGCCTCAGTCCTGGTCCTTGGGCCCCTGGCCTTGTCATCTCCAAACAAGGCAGCCTGACCACATTCCCCAGGTTCAGCAGTGTAAATGGGACGTAGTGACTGCCCACCTTGTGGGCATGAAGACCGTCTCCCTGGGGAGCACCGGCATCTCCATCAGTAGATGAAATACCCTCTACAACCCCAGAAGTGGGATTGGGAGCAGGCCTTGTTGTAGACCCAGGGGCGTGTCTGGGCCTGGGGCTCCCAGGTTTTATCTCCCAGAAGTCAGGCTGCAGACGCTCCCTCCCTGGAGAAGATCCGCAGGAAGCACTTTTCTGCCCTCTGGTGGCAGCCACTGGAAGCACACCCCTGGTGACCCGCAGGATTGTGGGTCCCAGTGCCCAGGTACCTGGGGCTCCTCCTTGCCTGCTCCCTCCCACTCAGTTCCCAAGCACATCAGTCCTTAAGCTCCTTGTTCTGAATTTGTCTTCCCTGTCCCTACTCTCCACTCCATGTCCCTGCCTCATCCTCCCTGGCCCCATTCCCTTTAGCCCATCCCCATACAGAATCCCAAAGGGAGATTTCTGAAATTCACACCTGGCCCTGTCCCCCCACTGCTCAACACCCTTCCATAATCCACGTTACCTTAAGCTAAAATCCAAAGACTTTCTCAATGGCTTGCAGGTCCTGTGTGATCTGGTTCCAACATCCTCCCGACCACCATCTCCTACAGCTGTTCCCTTCACTCCCTTCACCCAACCTCAAGCACAGCCTTGTCACTGAGTAggtcccaccccagggcctttgcacttgctgttctctcTGGCTGGAATACTCTTCCCCTGGCCTTCCAAGGAGCAGGGTCTCATCTGTTTGTGGGACTCTTTGTCCCAGTGTGCCAGCCGGCGTGTCCTGGAGACTCAGGATACAACCCACAGATGTCACTCTATATTTTCTACCCAATCACATtttcaaaagtgaagaaaaaagtggaaataataaatTTACCTGGAggtcgcctggatggctcagtccacaaagcatccaactcttgatttcggctcaggtcatgatctcagggtcctgggatccagtcccgcgtcgggctccctgctccatggggagcctgcttctccctctatgctCTAATATATACATCCTTTAAAAATTGAAtcttttaagaataataataacagggcacctgggtggctcagtgggttaagccactgccttcggctcaggtcatgatctcggggtcccgggatcgagtcccgcatcgggctctctgctcagcggggagcctgcttcctcctctctctctgcttctctgcctacttgtgatctctgtctgtcaaataaataaataaaacctttaaaaaaaaagaataataataacattacTTAGTACCTATTCAATGTACTACCCTTCCAACATATAACTAGTACAGAAAATTATTAGTGAGACCGTTACTACCACTGTTTCCTTTAAGTGTTTGGAATTTGGTGTGGATTTAACCCTCGAGGCACATCTCAGTAGGGGCCAACGCGTTTCAAGGGCTCCGTTGCCACAGGAGGCAGAAGGATTTCGGAGCAACACCGAGGACTCTGTGGGTGTTCCATAAAGCGCCTGCTCCATGATCAGTGAGTAGATGAGTTTTGGGGATGATCTGCAAGGCCAAAGAGGCGAAGGAACCGCGTTGCAAGGTGTTGGCGCTGTGGCCCGGCTGAGGCCGCCTGCCCACCGCTCTCTCTGTGGCCTGCCTCCTTGTCCCTCCGGGTTCCCTGAAATGTCATCTCCTCAGAGAGCCTGCCACCCTGCTTTGTTGTCCTATCTGTCCAGTGTTCTCCCGGTCAGGTGCGGTCCCACATGGCAGACTCTGGTCATTACGGTAGAAGGCAGGTCTCATCCCTTCCATCTCACTCAGGGGAGAACCAAAGCCCTCACCGAAGCCTGTCCCGTCCTCCACACTCCGCCGTGAGTCCTCCACAGCCGCCTGGGCCTCCTTGCAGCGCCCTCTGCCCAGAATGTTTCCCTCCTGAGGATCTGCAGCTAGCTGCTCCTTCCCTCAGCTGCAGGGCCTCGGGGAGGCCTTCCTTCACCTGCACCTCAGCTCCAGAACTTTCTTTGTGCAGGACAGTTAACGCAGGAGGCCGTACTAGAGAAGGGGGCTGGCGTGGTTGAATCCTGGCTGGTGTCTGGGAACATGGATTCCAGGAGGCGGCTCCCTGGTGTCCTCGATACAAATGACTCAGTGTCTTCACTTGTTAACGCAGATACTGTTTAGGCTGAACACCTGCCTTCCTTTCTGGGAGTGTGAGATTTCCCTAAGCCAGAGGGTGCTTATGGGGTCACTTTCCCGCAGAGGCCAGGCATCGAGTCTCTCCTGAGCCTCCCTGGCAGCCCCCCTCACTGCCGCTGCAGGAACAGAGCACAGGGTGTGGGAGGCCCCCAGGGGGACACTGGGAAGCTTGCGCCTGGCTTTCTCTTGACTGCCCCACGGGCCTTTCCCCTTCCCTGGTTTTGCTTTGTAGCCTTTCATGATCATGAATTACAGCTGTAGGTCCAACTGTCTATCTAGTCCTTCTAGCAATTCACTGAACATGGGGGGGCAGTCTGGGGCACCCCTggctcactcccccccccccagcacttACCACCATTTGCCATCCaatcttgtattttaaaaagtgtttatttgtttatttcaagtaggctccatggccagtgtggagcccaattgggggcttgaactcacaatgatgagatcaagaccagagctgaaatcaagagttgggccctTAACCCATGAAGCCATGCAGAAGCCCCATCCTCTCCTTTTTAGTCATTCATCTTGCTTATCAAACCCCCCCATCCAGAGGACCCCTCCATCTGGGTCTCTGCAGtcccccacacccctgcacaGGCCGACAGAAGACCCTGGGAGAGTATCTGCTGAATGACAGCTCTAACGGTTTTATTTCCACAACTGgaatcccccaccccacccccaccccggggcttGGGATAGCAGGGAGGCCTTTGACCAGGAGCACGGGGCAGTGCGGGGCAGGGGCAAGTGGGGCCAAGGCAGCGGGCTCAGGAGGCTGGAGGGTCCCCCTCACACAGGCTCCATCTGCAGCTCTTCCCCATCCACAGCCTCAGTCTGGTGGAAGGCGGCGTGGGAGCCAATCACCACGAGGGTGGCTCCTGCAGGGAAACAGGCAGTTCAGGGCGTCACTCCCTCACCTGCTCCCCACTGCCCGCCCGCCCACCTGGGCGTCCCAGAGTCTGTACTCACTCACCCAGGACCCAGAAGACGGCAGAACCTGCGCCGGCCAGccagaagaaggggaaggagacacCCCCAGCCAGAGCGTACTGATGGGCTGGGGTCACCTCTCGGCCTGGGGGTGCAGATGGCATTGGGGCTGCTGTTCCAACACTCATGTCTTCTCCCCGAGGAACCCCCGACAGCCCACCAACAGTCTAGTATAACAAGCTCCAGGAGACTCAGGATCGTCCGAGCTCCTCATGCCAAGGCCCCCCAGCCTGGGTCTCACCCATTTCTCTGATGGTCCCACTGCCCACCCAAACAGAGCACCTTCCTTACCACAACCGCCCACCCCAACCATGCTCACTGCCCTTCAGCCCCACCTCTGCTAGGAagctccccacctcccactcctccAGACTACGGCTCTCCTGCTCCCATCCCAACTCACATACACCAGGAGTCTCAAACGTGTCACCCAAAGACCAAGTCTGATCTGTGGATGTGTTTTCTGAGTCTGCACACTGTTCCCCAAGTTGGGGCTGCTGGACTGAGCGATTCACATAAGAATATAGAGTTCTGGCTTCTTGGGGCAGGCTGGAGGACCTCCATGCGCCCCCTCCATGCCCTGTGCCTGCATGACATGCCCTCAGGTGCCAGCCCACCCGTGTCACGGACAGAACACACAATCCTCTGAAGGACCCTGACTTGGGTCTTCCTGTTTGACCCCAGCTCTTCCATATCACCACTCTGAACCTTGAGCTTCCCGTGGGTGGAGACACAGGCCCCTCTTTCTTCCCAGTGGTACAAAGGGACAGTCTGGGACCACAGGAGCCACAGACTTCAGCTTCCCTCTTCGAACAGTCCCAAGATCTTTCTGGCCCCGCCCCAGGCAGCTGTAAAGGACTGGGGCCCAGATCTAGGCCAGCGTAAGGTCGCCACCTGGTGTCCAATGTGGGTACCTGCAACTGATGCTTTCCGCAGAGAGGCgagggaggatggatggatggatgcgaGGGAAAGGAGGTTTAAAGGACAGGAGCCAGCTGAAGAGTTGGTTCTGGGGTATCTCTAGCTTTGAGAATAccaaccggggggggggggggctctgaggCTGAGTGTGAGCACCTGGTGTGTCTGAGATTTTAAAGGATGGAAATAGAGGGAACCAGTGTAATCTATGCTTGGACAGACTGGGGTCTGGGGTCTAAGGCTTGTGTTCCAAGACCAGGATTTGAAGGATCAGGGAACTGTCTGGACAGGGGCTTTCTCACCAAAAAGCACAAACTTGGACTGCAACGTGCGCAGATAGAGGATGTAGCAGGCGCCAAAGAAAACTGCCAGAGCCACCAGCAGCATGGGGGACGTCACCCTGGAGAAGGGTAGGGAGGCATTGGTCAGGCGGCTGACCACCTACACCGGAGGCCAGCAGGCTAAGTCTTTGAGGCCAGGCAAGACCAGGTCACATCCGGTCCCACGGTGTCCCGGCCAGGCTGATGGGGCAGTACGAGCCGGACCCTTAGGTGAAAAGGTCTGGCCGAGCGGTGCCATGGGGGCGGGGCCGACCCGCGCGGGCTGGGCTCTCCGGTGGGGGCGCGGCCCAGCCCTGGCCAAGGGGTTCAGTGCCGAGTGGGCGAGGCACTCACACACAGTAGAGGATGAGGCCCAAGAACACGAACACGTAGTTGCTCTGGTAGTACTCCACGTTGCGAACCAGGCGCTGGCACAGCTCGCCCAGGTTGCGGGGCCGCGAGAAGCGCCGCTGGTCCACGAAGGAGCCCCAGGGCCGGATGGTCGCGCGGCGCCGCTCCAGCCACTCACGGCCGGCGCCGGACGGGATCAGTTTCGGCAGCAGGGTCCTGGTGGGCAGCCCCGGGTCAGCCGTAGACCGGGGTTGAGCCTGCatcccccaactccccaccccccgaGCAAGAAGGGGGCCGTGAGGGCTGGACTCTGGGGCCCTGAGGGGGACGGGTCCGAGCCTCCTGAATGCCGGAGGAGTAGGGGGCGGCCCAGACTCCAGTGTCCTCGAATTGGAGACCAGGAGCCCAGACTCTGGTGTCTGAGGCCCGGACTCCCGGGACTCGAAGGAGGAGGGGGCGGAGGGCCAGGGCTCCCGGGTTTCGGTCGGGGCGGGGGGCTAGAGCCGGCTTGCTCACGTGGCGCTCAGCCCTTCCGGCTCGGAATCCTTCTGCGGGTCCTTCTCGGTCGCCATGTCTGCGTCCTCAGGGGTAAAACTGCTACAACGAGCCCGGCGCCCGGCTGACCACGGCAGCCCCGCCCGAGCCCGGCCCCACCGAGCGGAGCCGACGTGGCGACGCCGTTCCGGAGCCGCCGGGGGCGGTGGATCTGCCGCGGAGCATTGCGGGAGTTGTAGTCCTCGTAGTGTTATGGAGGGTCTGGCTCGCGAAGCACCTTGGGAGACGCAGTCGCGTAAAGTAACGCTAAACTCCTCTGGGTATTGTGGGAATTGTAGTTCCAGAAGCGGGGCAGGTGGTGGTTGGGAGTCGGGGTGTCCTGGGAGATCTAAAGGCAGAAGTAGTCGTCCTGTACTCCCTCCCTTGCGGAGTGGGGCTCGTGAGGAACTGTCGTCCTGACTCGGGTGCATAAAAAACACCGGGGTGGGGCCCATCAATCTGCATTCCTAACAAGTTCCTAGGTAATGCTGATGCTACTGGTCCACGGACCGCGTTTGAATGGCGAGACTGTGGATAATTTGTGGAAAtctattcctttctggaggcGGAAGCTAATGACAGGGccatggttgctggaggggtatCTGAGGTGGAGAGCAAAGCTCCCCCCCCCATGCCCTTGAGCTCCCAGGGATGGAGGGGTTAGGACTAGGGACCTCGGGATACCCCCCACCCCTCAGATAGGAAGAGGGGAGTTGGGAAACGgctgagaatttatttatttattagctggggtgggtgggggtgggtagcagggcagagggggagggagagaatttctAGCAAGCTCCACGCCCTAtacggagcccagtgtggggctccatcttggAACCTcaggatcctgacctaagccaaaatcaagagtcaggtgctaaactgactgggccactcaggtgcccccaggtttGAGAATTTTTGAAAGAGGGACTTGTTGTAACTGAAAGAACTGGGATTCTGGAGTCAGAGATGAAAACCTAGGCTGTGATGATCTCCCGGAACCTCAGTGTCATCATCAGGACCGTGGAAACCCTGATAGTACCCCACTCATGGGTTATGATGATTCGGTTAAATGGTCCATGTATAGTGCTTAGAGGGGTCTTGATACCTGatattcttcaataaatggtagttgATGTTATTGCCATTACATCACGAATGTTTTGATTATATCTAGAGTTAcaccttcttaaaaaaattattttaagtaatctgcatacccaatgtggggctcagactcacaaccccaagatctagAGTCCCAAGTTCCgccagctgagccaaccaggtgctcctcACCTTCCTAAATTTAACAGTAATGTTAGGAACTGCTGGTCCCTTGGATGTCCCAAGGCGTGGCTGGTGTCTGAGCCATGGGCCTTTCTTTTCCCTGGTTCCCACAACCATGGCTCCCTCTCAgttcttgcccctgcccctgagtgAGTAATGGGTAAATGGCCAGAATTCTAACAGGGTGCACCAGAAGAGCCTCAAGAAAGGGGTGTATGGAAGTATCAGGAAGCCTGGGCTCCCTTACCTGGACTGAAGTTTCAGGGCTGGGTGGGACAGTTGAATACTGCTGTGGAATATCCAGGGGACTCTTAACCCCAGCTGTCTTCTGAGACCCATCTCCCTTCTGGTTTGGGCTATGAGGCCTGCTGGTGGGCATTCCCATGAGGCGGGGGAGGCAGCCTCTGCCATGGGGGCTGGTACAGCAGTAAGCAGGGAGGCCCCCTGTGTGGGAAGGTCACAAGCCAAAGCTGAATGAGCCAGAGTTTGAAGATCAGATTGACTCGATCCTGTTTATTTCCCCTTTGTCACCCCCAGGCCTTTAGTGGAATCTTGTTCAGGATTCCCACTTGGGTCTAGCTAGTTTCTGGAAATCAAAGGAGGACTGTGAGTGCACAATTAGCCCAGAGCATTAATGGGGGAGCAGCACCCGAGTTCAAAGTGATGGAGGCAGCAGAGGTGAGAAGAGCCCCCAAGAGGGAGATGAATCTTGGGGAACAGAGAGTGGGAGGCCTCCTCCTACAGCCAACCTTGGGGAGTCTGGGTTTGCTTTTGTTAGGAGAGCCGGTTGGGTTTCTTTATAGGAGGTGCTGAGCAGTATGGGCTTTGGACAGTGGTGTCCAGAGCAAGGATATTGTGGGGAGCAGCCCTCTGAGTGGGGTGTGGGGAGTTCTGAATCAGGGGATCTCAGGAGATGGGGTCTCAGCACAGGGACAATGTGGGGGAGGAGCCCCTTGAAACTGGGATTGGGGGAGATGGGAGGGTCCTTGAGGCAGGGGGATGGTGGGAGATGGCAGGTGGGCCCTGAATTAGGGGGATGGTGGGAAATAAGGGGGCCCCTGAAAAGTCTGTGGGAGACAGGCTCTGGCCCTGTGCTCCCTCCAGTCTGaggcctccttcctgcctcttggaTCCCTGGAAGAAGTGGAGCTGGGAACGTAGGAGGACCTCAGCACAGACAATCAGAAACCTGGCTTGTGTCcctgctgtgtgacttcagggaAGTCCCTGCCCTCTCTGGACCTCGGCTGTCTATGAGAGTACAGGTTGCCCCCAGTATCCCAAATGGAGTGTTCCTAGGAAAACTGCTATAAGCCAAAATGGGGTAAAGCAAAGAGTAGCCCCACTTTCCAGAAGTTCATGTCACTTCGCTTTGATAAAAGACCTACATTAGCACCCGTTTTCGCTAAATGAAAGAAATCCCAAGAGGACTTTCACTTTTCTGAAAAAGGCCATAAGGCCATTGGGCACTAATGTAGGTCAATGTAATTGTAGGGTACGGTGGGCATGTGCACACTCACACTCAACGTCTTGGGGTTGGTCAGAGAGTCGACCTGGAGCCAAGGGCCGCTGCAGCCCAGCCAGGAGGGCTGGAAGTCAAGGGACAGGCAACAGCCTGTGGGAATGCGGGATGACATGTGAGCTCTGGGAAGGGTATGGCCGGCTTAAAGCGAAAACACAGCCTGTGCCACCCGCAGCTATCCCTCTCCTAAGCATAAGCCCAACAGAGACGCATACGCAAGTCGTCGGAGGACACTGTTAGAAAGGTCCTAAAGCAACCAATACGTGGGACAGTGTGAGTGACTCTCACAGGGGTGCCGAGGACAAGAAGCCGGACACACACGACCACGTGC contains:
- the RABAC1 gene encoding prenylated Rab acceptor protein 1, yielding MATEKDPQKDSEPEGLSATTLLPKLIPSGAGREWLERRRATIRPWGSFVDQRRFSRPRNLGELCQRLVRNVEYYQSNYVFVFLGLILYCVVTSPMLLVALAVFFGACYILYLRTLQSKFVLFGREVTPAHQYALAGGVSFPFFWLAGAGSAVFWVLGATLVVIGSHAAFHQTEAVDGEELQMEPV